From the genome of Triticum aestivum cultivar Chinese Spring chromosome 3B, IWGSC CS RefSeq v2.1, whole genome shotgun sequence, one region includes:
- the LOC123064990 gene encoding transcription factor RAX1 — translation MGRAPCCDRAAVKRGPWSPEEDDALRDYMQRHGNTGSWITLPSKAGLKRCGKSCRLRWLNYLRPDIRHGGFTEEEDTIIYSLYSQLGSKWSLIASQLERRTDNDVKNHWNTKLKKRLAAAAAAFSTAPCRRSPSFMPLPAPAPAHAHLSPLLPLPVPTVKAEAYTYDDFLAPTAGLQDPFAAEGSSSASAALQDTFAAEGSSSASAALQDTLAAEGSTSASAASSGSNWSAVDNAGGFFVDFCAAGPDLAAADQFLGGFYYPLDSTLSLV, via the exons ATGGGGAGGGCGCCGTGCTGCGACAGGGCGGCGGTGAAGAGGGGCccgtggtcgccggaggaggacgaCGCGCTGCGCGACTACATGCAGCGCCACGGCAACACCGGCAGCTGGATCACCCTCCCCAGCAAAGCCG GGCTgaagaggtgcggcaagagctgccGGCTGCGGTGGCTCAACTACCTCCGCCCCGACATCCGCCACGGCGGCTTCACCGAGGAGGAGGACACCATCATCTACTCCCTCTACAGCCAGCTGGGCAGCAA GTGGTCGCTGATAGCGTCGCAGCTGGAGCGGAGGACGGACAACGACGTCAAGAACCACTGGAACACCAAGCTCAagaagcgcctcgccgccgccgccgccgccttctccaccgcCCCCTGCCGTCGCTCCCCGTCCTTCATGCCGCTCCCGGCGCCGGCCCCAGCGCACGCGCACCTGTCGCCGCTTCTCCCGCTCCCCGTGCCGACCGTGAAGGCCGAGGCGTACACCTACGACGACTTCCTGGCGCCGACCGCCGGGCTGCAGGACCCGTTCGCCGCCGAGGGCTCGTCTTCGGCCTCCGCCGCGCTCCAGGACACGTTCGCCGCCGAGGGCTCGTCCTCGGCCTCCGCCGCGCTCCAGGACACGCTCGCCGCCGAGGGCTCGACGTCGGCCTCCGCCGCGTCGTCGGGGTCCAACTGGTCGGCGGTGGACAACGCCGGCGGGTTCTTCGTGGACTTCTGCGCGGCcggccccgacctcgccgccgcaGACCAGTTCCTCGGCGGCTTCTACTACCCTCTCGACTCGACCTTGTCACTAgtgtag